Proteins from a single region of Hordeum vulgare subsp. vulgare chromosome 6H, MorexV3_pseudomolecules_assembly, whole genome shotgun sequence:
- the LOC123404698 gene encoding protein DMP10-like, protein MASSSSAPPPEPAPVPVPEPAPALPVEAAPAPAARPAPVPEREPAGLPVPAPAAPPAPKWVMPSVANLAQLLPTGTVLAYEALSPTFTNHGNCNIANKVLTGVMILVLAIICIFFSFTDSIVGDRDGKLYYGVATWNGFDVFNFSSQQERQLWTDDDFKELRLRWLDIVQAIFTAVVFLTVAFSDVGLQNCFFPKPGENTQQVLKILPLGMAIVSSFIFSIFPTKRKGIGFNDIRPQRTVDQLNHSNAV, encoded by the coding sequence atggcctcttcttcttctgcgcctccACCAGAGCCAGCACCGGTGCCTGTACCGGAGCCTGCACCGGCGCTTCCAGTGGAGGCTGCACCGGCGCCTGCAGCTCGACCTGCACCGGTGCCTGAACGGGAACCAGCAGGGTTGCCTGTACCGGCACctgcagctccgcctgcaccgaaATGGGTCATGCCGTCCGTCGCGAACCTTGCGCAGCTCCTGCCGACGGGCACGGTGCTGGCATACGAGGCGCTGTCCCCGACCTTCACCAACCACGGCAATTGCAACATCGCCAACAAGGTGCTCACCGGGGTGATGATATTGGTCCTCGCCATCATATGCATATTCTTCTCCTTCACGGACAGCATCGTCGGCGACCGCGACGGAAAGCTCTACTACGGCGTCGCGACTTGGAACGGCTTCGACGTGTTCAACTTCTCCAGTCAGCAAGAGAGGCAGTTATGGACCGATGACGATTTCAAGGAGCTCCGCCTCCGGTGGCTGGACATCGTCCAGGCCATCTTCACGGCGGTGGTCTTCCTCACGGTGGCGTTTAGCGACGTGGGGCTGCAGAATTGCTTCTTCCCAAAACCCGGCGAAAATACTCAGCAGGTGCTCAAGATCCTGCCGCTGGGCATGGCGATTGTGTCCAGCTTTATCTTCAGCATCTTCCCCACCAAAAGAAAGGGCATCGGCTTCAACGACATCAGGCCTCAACGGACCGTCGATCAATTAAATCATTCAAATGCAGTTTAA